A genome region from Diorhabda carinulata isolate Delta chromosome 2, icDioCari1.1, whole genome shotgun sequence includes the following:
- the LOC130903553 gene encoding uncharacterized protein DDB_G0288805-like isoform X1, translating to MKILVCLLLTITETLCEVPPPYTTRGFKLSSQVSIPQSTYGSPNGSPPKQLPTKYGPPPTNNAEPLDPSFKESSTPIKFTLNNQYRTIKGTFEPVNTPQRLYDVPKRVNSPQKQQVQTQNIPQTIYGAPTTSNLWTQNGFTSKQQIQQLPKVQKQNIFSAVPQTVYGAPTVYNQLTHGGSVTQPQVTYGAPNTPQKQQLLQIQTQNVFNPVPQPQRNYGTPDSTKTTIDTATLEEIRELKQVLQRIEASRLAQQVTNQYAAPQITQQQNQQLDNRFVQHLPTLANNNFRNSLSDQYLPVKEPENFKKFIAPTSQFNPQDSANVNIDNTISFRKEQGRISPNRYIPPNQNNNNNNNNNNQEGSISESTIFGNIPRNSWNNLDLPNVNNVNTQSNNGFSNSVPLTNNVDIQKVEVTQFGPRNRVRNNSASSGTTVKPQIDDLGAGSNEREVNNRYLPPRVENSVRSPRPTTPTPPTSEPDYDDQGAGAETPNIAIATSVAVPQNDLQYYLLQPDGTYQSIILEKGGRQEKAITYGQNYLLQNLRSNPNIAYTPIVNLLGK from the exons ATGAAG atCCTCGTTTGCTTACTTCTCACAATAACTGAAACGTTATGTGAGGTGCCACCACCATATACTACTAGAGGATTTAAACTAAGCTCTCAAGTGTCCATTCCCCAAAGTACTTATGGATCTCCGAATGGATCACCACCAAAGCAGTTACCAACAAAGTATGGCCCTCCACCAACAAATAATGCAGAACCGTTAGATCCTTCATTTAAAGAGAGCTCTACTCCAATAAAATTCACACTGAATAATCAATACCGGACAATAAAAGGCACCTTCGAACCTGTGAACACACCTCAAAGATTATACGATGTACCAAAAAGAGTTAACTCGCCACAAAAACAGCAAGTACAAACACAAAATATTCCACAAACTATATATGGTGCACCGACAACATCTAATCTGTGGACACAAAATGGATTCACGTCAAAACAACAAATACAACAATTACCTAAAGTACAAAAGCAAAATATCTTCTCTGCCGTTCCGCAAACTGTATATGGTGCACCAACAGTGTACAATCAATTGACACATGGTGGATCAGTGACACAGCCACAGGTAACTTATGGAGCTCCTAATACCCCTCAAAAACAGCAGTTGCTACAAATACAAACGCAGAACGTTTTCAATCCCGTCCCACAACCACAAAGAAATTATGGAACTCCCGATTCTACCAAAACAACTATAGATACAGCAACTTTGGAAGAAATCAGGGAATTGAAGCAAGTCTTGCAAAGAATCGAGGCTTCAAGATTAGCTCAACAAGTAACAAACCAGTATGCAGCTCCTCAAATAACTCAACAACAAAATCAACAGCTCGATAATAGATTTGTCCAACACCTACCTACACTAGCTAATAACAACTTCAGAAATTCCCTTTCTGATCAATATTTACCTGTGAAAGAGCCGGagaatttcaagaaatttattGCACCTACTTCTCAGTTTAATCCTCAAGATAGTGCCAATGTGAATATTGACAACACGATATCTTTTCGTAAAGAGCAGGGTCGTATATCACCCAACAGATATATCCCtccaaatcaaaataataataataataataataataataatcaagaaGGGTCAATATCCGAATCtacaatttttggaaatattccaAGAAATTCGTGGAACAATTTAGATTTGCCCAATGTTAATAATGTGAATACTCAATCAAATAATGGTTTCTCCAACTCAGTTCCTCTTACTAACAATGTGGACATACAAAAAGTAGAAGTGACACAATTCGGTCCCAGAAATCGAGTCAGAAATAATAGCGCTAGTTCCGGTACAACAGTTAAACCTCAAATTGATGATTTGGGTGCTGGTAGTAACGAAAGAGAAGTGAATAACAGATATCTTCCGCCAAGAGTCGAAAATTCAGTCAGAAGTCCTCGTCCAACCACACCAACACCGCCAACATCTGAGCCTGACTATGACGACCAA GGAGCCGGCGCCGAAACTCCGAACATTGCAATTGCTACATCAGTTGCTGTTCCACAAAATGACCTACAGTATTATTTGCTACAACCAGATGGTACATACCAGAGCATAATACTTGAAAAAGGAGGACGCCAAGAAAAAGCTATTACTTACGGACAAAACTATCTGCTACAAAATCTACGTTCGAATCCAAATATTGCATATACTCCAATAGTAAATCTTTTGGGAAAATAA
- the LOC130903553 gene encoding uncharacterized protein DDB_G0288805-like isoform X2, whose product MILVCLLLTITETLCEVPPPYTTRGFKLSSQVSIPQSTYGSPNGSPPKQLPTKYGPPPTNNAEPLDPSFKESSTPIKFTLNNQYRTIKGTFEPVNTPQRLYDVPKRVNSPQKQQVQTQNIPQTIYGAPTTSNLWTQNGFTSKQQIQQLPKVQKQNIFSAVPQTVYGAPTVYNQLTHGGSVTQPQVTYGAPNTPQKQQLLQIQTQNVFNPVPQPQRNYGTPDSTKTTIDTATLEEIRELKQVLQRIEASRLAQQVTNQYAAPQITQQQNQQLDNRFVQHLPTLANNNFRNSLSDQYLPVKEPENFKKFIAPTSQFNPQDSANVNIDNTISFRKEQGRISPNRYIPPNQNNNNNNNNNNQEGSISESTIFGNIPRNSWNNLDLPNVNNVNTQSNNGFSNSVPLTNNVDIQKVEVTQFGPRNRVRNNSASSGTTVKPQIDDLGAGSNEREVNNRYLPPRVENSVRSPRPTTPTPPTSEPDYDDQGAGAETPNIAIATSVAVPQNDLQYYLLQPDGTYQSIILEKGGRQEKAITYGQNYLLQNLRSNPNIAYTPIVNLLGK is encoded by the exons ATG atCCTCGTTTGCTTACTTCTCACAATAACTGAAACGTTATGTGAGGTGCCACCACCATATACTACTAGAGGATTTAAACTAAGCTCTCAAGTGTCCATTCCCCAAAGTACTTATGGATCTCCGAATGGATCACCACCAAAGCAGTTACCAACAAAGTATGGCCCTCCACCAACAAATAATGCAGAACCGTTAGATCCTTCATTTAAAGAGAGCTCTACTCCAATAAAATTCACACTGAATAATCAATACCGGACAATAAAAGGCACCTTCGAACCTGTGAACACACCTCAAAGATTATACGATGTACCAAAAAGAGTTAACTCGCCACAAAAACAGCAAGTACAAACACAAAATATTCCACAAACTATATATGGTGCACCGACAACATCTAATCTGTGGACACAAAATGGATTCACGTCAAAACAACAAATACAACAATTACCTAAAGTACAAAAGCAAAATATCTTCTCTGCCGTTCCGCAAACTGTATATGGTGCACCAACAGTGTACAATCAATTGACACATGGTGGATCAGTGACACAGCCACAGGTAACTTATGGAGCTCCTAATACCCCTCAAAAACAGCAGTTGCTACAAATACAAACGCAGAACGTTTTCAATCCCGTCCCACAACCACAAAGAAATTATGGAACTCCCGATTCTACCAAAACAACTATAGATACAGCAACTTTGGAAGAAATCAGGGAATTGAAGCAAGTCTTGCAAAGAATCGAGGCTTCAAGATTAGCTCAACAAGTAACAAACCAGTATGCAGCTCCTCAAATAACTCAACAACAAAATCAACAGCTCGATAATAGATTTGTCCAACACCTACCTACACTAGCTAATAACAACTTCAGAAATTCCCTTTCTGATCAATATTTACCTGTGAAAGAGCCGGagaatttcaagaaatttattGCACCTACTTCTCAGTTTAATCCTCAAGATAGTGCCAATGTGAATATTGACAACACGATATCTTTTCGTAAAGAGCAGGGTCGTATATCACCCAACAGATATATCCCtccaaatcaaaataataataataataataataataataatcaagaaGGGTCAATATCCGAATCtacaatttttggaaatattccaAGAAATTCGTGGAACAATTTAGATTTGCCCAATGTTAATAATGTGAATACTCAATCAAATAATGGTTTCTCCAACTCAGTTCCTCTTACTAACAATGTGGACATACAAAAAGTAGAAGTGACACAATTCGGTCCCAGAAATCGAGTCAGAAATAATAGCGCTAGTTCCGGTACAACAGTTAAACCTCAAATTGATGATTTGGGTGCTGGTAGTAACGAAAGAGAAGTGAATAACAGATATCTTCCGCCAAGAGTCGAAAATTCAGTCAGAAGTCCTCGTCCAACCACACCAACACCGCCAACATCTGAGCCTGACTATGACGACCAA GGAGCCGGCGCCGAAACTCCGAACATTGCAATTGCTACATCAGTTGCTGTTCCACAAAATGACCTACAGTATTATTTGCTACAACCAGATGGTACATACCAGAGCATAATACTTGAAAAAGGAGGACGCCAAGAAAAAGCTATTACTTACGGACAAAACTATCTGCTACAAAATCTACGTTCGAATCCAAATATTGCATATACTCCAATAGTAAATCTTTTGGGAAAATAA